Proteins encoded in a region of the Apilactobacillus apisilvae genome:
- the atpA gene encoding F0F1 ATP synthase subunit alpha, whose amino-acid sequence MSIKAEEISALIKQQLSGYKDELSVKETGIVTYVGDGVARAHGLDNALSGELLEFDNGIFGMAQNLESNDVGIVVLGDCTGIREGATVKRTGQIMEVPVSNEMIGRTINSLGQPIDGKGDIKTESSRPIEKKAPGIMDRQSVSEPLQTGIKAIDSLVPIGRGQRELIIGDRKTGKTSVAIDTILNQKDQDMICIYVAIGQKDSTVRSQVSTLEKYGAMDYTIVLSAGPSEPAPLLYIAPYAGAAIGEYFMAQGKHVLVVYDDLTKQANAYRELSLILRRPPGREAYPGDIFYTHSRLLERAAKLSDKLGGGSMTALPIVETQAGDVSAYIPTNVISITDGQIFLNADMFYSGTRPAIDAGTSVSRVGGDAQIKAMKKVAGTLRLDLASYHELQAFAQFGSDLDDATQAKLNRGARTEEVLKQPLHAPLPVEKQVIILYCLTHGHLDKIEIDDIARYQNELFEYFDASHRDLLDSIVETGQLPDTDKLDEAVNAFDNSFQPTENKKETQNN is encoded by the coding sequence TCTGTTAAAGAAACAGGAATTGTTACCTATGTTGGTGATGGTGTTGCTCGTGCTCATGGCTTAGATAATGCATTATCTGGTGAGTTGCTTGAATTTGATAATGGGATTTTCGGTATGGCTCAAAACCTTGAAAGCAATGATGTAGGTATTGTTGTTTTAGGTGATTGTACTGGAATCCGTGAAGGCGCTACTGTAAAACGTACCGGTCAAATCATGGAAGTTCCCGTTAGTAATGAAATGATTGGTCGAACTATTAATTCATTAGGTCAGCCAATAGATGGTAAAGGTGATATTAAAACTGAATCATCTCGTCCAATTGAAAAGAAAGCACCAGGAATTATGGACAGACAAAGTGTATCTGAACCATTACAGACTGGTATTAAAGCCATTGATTCATTAGTTCCTATTGGTCGTGGCCAACGTGAATTGATTATCGGTGATAGAAAGACTGGTAAGACTTCAGTTGCCATTGATACTATTTTGAATCAAAAAGATCAAGACATGATTTGTATTTATGTTGCTATTGGTCAAAAAGATTCAACTGTTCGTTCACAAGTTTCAACACTTGAAAAATATGGTGCTATGGATTACACAATTGTATTGTCAGCTGGTCCATCAGAACCTGCTCCATTACTATACATTGCTCCATATGCTGGTGCTGCTATCGGTGAATACTTCATGGCTCAAGGTAAACATGTTTTAGTTGTCTATGATGATTTAACAAAACAAGCTAATGCTTACCGTGAACTATCACTTATTCTTCGTAGACCACCGGGTCGTGAAGCTTATCCTGGTGATATTTTCTATACTCATTCACGTTTACTAGAACGTGCAGCTAAGTTATCAGACAAACTTGGTGGTGGTTCAATGACTGCCTTACCAATTGTTGAAACTCAAGCTGGTGATGTTTCTGCATATATTCCAACCAACGTAATTTCTATTACTGATGGACAAATCTTCTTAAATGCTGATATGTTCTACTCAGGTACTCGTCCAGCTATTGATGCTGGTACATCAGTATCTCGTGTTGGTGGAGATGCACAGATTAAAGCAATGAAGAAAGTTGCTGGTACTTTAAGACTTGATTTAGCATCATATCATGAACTACAAGCTTTCGCTCAATTTGGTTCTGATCTTGATGATGCAACTCAAGCTAAATTAAATCGTGGTGCTCGTACTGAAGAAGTTCTAAAACAACCTCTTCATGCTCCACTACCAGTTGAAAAACAAGTAATTATCCTATATTGCTTAACTCATGGTCATTTGGATAAAATTGAAATTGATGACATTGCTCGTTATCAAAACGAATTATTTGAATACTTTGATGCTTCACACCGTGATTTATTAGATTCAATTGTTGAAACTGGTCAATTGCCAGATACTGATAAATTAGATGAAGCAGTTAATGCTTTTGATAATTCATTTCAACCAACTGAAAACAAAAAAGAAACACAAAATAACTAG
- a CDS encoding F0F1 ATP synthase subunit gamma produces MAESINDVKHRIASTKSTHQITTAMQMVSTAKLNRIQKHSGSYEQYVSRVKSVVMHLAQSHLLDNIDSSSNADSGKAQKTAYLVITSDRGMVGSYNSNVIRETNAFIEKNTPNPDDYMILAVGGNGADFYKNRNVNVSYEYRGVSDIPTFAEVREIVKTASSMYDDGVFDKLYVCYTHFVNRISSEFRSEKMLPMDSEAMNEGASKDVKTSAINAEYEIEPDKKSVLEAILPQYAQSLVFGAILDAKTSEHSASSSAMQSASDNADDLISKLELQYNRARQAAITTEITEIVGGQEALKH; encoded by the coding sequence ATGGCTGAATCTATTAATGATGTTAAACATCGTATTGCATCAACTAAAAGTACACATCAAATTACAACTGCAATGCAAATGGTTTCGACTGCTAAGCTAAATCGTATTCAAAAGCATTCAGGTTCATATGAACAATATGTTTCTCGTGTAAAGTCTGTTGTAATGCACTTAGCTCAGTCCCATTTGTTAGACAACATTGATTCCTCAAGTAATGCAGACTCAGGCAAGGCTCAAAAGACTGCATACCTAGTTATTACTTCAGATCGTGGAATGGTTGGAAGCTACAATAGTAATGTAATTCGTGAGACTAATGCTTTCATTGAAAAAAATACGCCTAATCCTGATGATTATATGATTTTAGCTGTAGGTGGTAACGGCGCTGATTTTTATAAAAATCGTAATGTCAACGTTTCTTATGAATATCGTGGAGTTTCTGATATTCCTACTTTTGCTGAGGTTAGAGAAATCGTTAAGACAGCTAGTTCTATGTATGATGATGGTGTTTTTGATAAACTATATGTTTGTTATACCCATTTTGTTAATAGAATTTCTTCAGAATTTAGATCTGAAAAAATGCTGCCAATGGATAGCGAAGCTATGAATGAAGGCGCAAGTAAAGATGTTAAAACATCAGCAATTAATGCTGAATATGAAATTGAACCCGATAAGAAATCTGTATTGGAAGCAATTTTACCCCAATATGCTCAAAGTTTAGTATTTGGTGCAATTCTTGATGCTAAGACTTCTGAACATTCAGCAAGTTCATCAGCTATGCAATCTGCATCTGATAATGCTGACGATTTAATTTCGAAATTAGAATTACAATATAACCGTGCTAGACAAGCTGCTATTACTACCGAAATTACTGAAATTGTTGGTGGTCAAGAAGCTTTGAAGCACTAA
- the atpD gene encoding F0F1 ATP synthase subunit beta — protein sequence MSTGKVIQVIGPVVDVEFPTDAELPNINTALRIHKSENESLITEVTLELGDGVLRTIAMDGTDGLRRGMEAENTGAPISVPVGENTLGRVFNVLGETIDGGQEFDKDAQRWPIHRQAPTYDQLNPSAEILETGIKVIDLLAPYIRGGKVGLFGGAGVGKTVLIQELIHNIAQGHNGISVFTGVGERTREGNDMYFEMKESGVLDKTAMVYGQMNEPPGARMRVALTGLTIAEYFRDEVGTDVLLFIDNIFRFTQAGMEVSALLGRIPSAVGYQPTLATEMGQLQERITSTKKGAITSIQAVYVPADDYTDPAPATTFAHLDATTNLERSLTQQGIYPAVDPLASTSSALDPSIVGEKHYKVATEVQQVLQRYHELQDIISILGIDELSDEEKTIVGRARRIQFFLSQSFSVAEQFTGLPGKYVPVDKTVDGFKAILDGKYDDLPEDAFRNCGPIEDVVENAKKMKQNN from the coding sequence ATGAGTACTGGTAAGGTTATTCAAGTTATTGGACCAGTCGTTGACGTTGAATTCCCAACGGACGCTGAATTACCAAACATTAATACTGCACTTAGAATTCACAAGAGTGAAAATGAAAGTTTAATTACCGAAGTTACTCTTGAATTAGGTGACGGTGTTCTAAGAACCATCGCTATGGACGGAACTGATGGTTTACGTCGAGGCATGGAAGCTGAAAACACAGGGGCACCTATTTCTGTTCCTGTTGGTGAAAACACCTTAGGTCGTGTATTCAACGTTCTTGGTGAAACAATTGATGGTGGTCAAGAATTTGACAAAGATGCACAACGTTGGCCAATTCATAGACAAGCACCAACTTATGATCAATTAAATCCATCTGCTGAAATTCTAGAAACTGGAATTAAGGTTATTGATTTATTAGCACCATATATTCGTGGTGGTAAAGTTGGATTGTTCGGTGGTGCCGGTGTTGGTAAAACTGTTTTAATTCAAGAATTAATTCATAATATTGCTCAAGGTCATAACGGTATCTCAGTGTTTACCGGTGTTGGTGAACGTACTCGTGAAGGTAACGATATGTACTTTGAAATGAAAGAATCAGGTGTTCTAGACAAGACTGCCATGGTCTATGGTCAAATGAACGAGCCACCTGGTGCACGTATGCGTGTTGCTCTAACTGGTTTGACTATTGCTGAATACTTCCGTGATGAAGTAGGTACCGATGTTCTATTATTCATCGATAACATTTTCAGATTTACTCAAGCTGGTATGGAAGTTTCCGCATTACTTGGTCGTATTCCATCTGCTGTTGGTTATCAACCAACATTAGCTACTGAAATGGGTCAATTACAAGAACGTATTACTTCAACTAAGAAGGGTGCTATTACATCCATTCAAGCGGTTTATGTTCCTGCCGATGATTACACCGACCCTGCTCCAGCTACAACATTTGCCCATTTGGATGCAACAACTAACTTGGAACGTTCATTAACTCAACAAGGTATTTATCCTGCCGTTGATCCATTAGCATCAACTTCATCTGCATTGGATCCATCAATTGTTGGGGAAAAACATTACAAGGTAGCTACTGAAGTTCAACAAGTATTGCAAAGATACCACGAACTTCAAGATATTATTTCTATTTTAGGTATTGATGAATTATCTGACGAAGAAAAGACTATTGTTGGTCGTGCTCGTCGTATTCAATTCTTCTTATCACAAAGTTTTAGTGTCGCTGAACAATTTACTGGTTTACCTGGTAAATATGTTCCAGTTGATAAAACTGTTGATGGATTTAAAGCTATCTTAGATGGTAAATATGATGATCTTCCTGAAGATGCATTTAGAAACTGTGGCCCTATTGAAGACGTAGTGGAAAATGCAAAGAAAATGAAGCAAAATAACTAA
- a CDS encoding F0F1 ATP synthase subunit epsilon, giving the protein MADNSVLTVSIVTPDGKVYECETATLVVVRTMSGQLGIMPNHIPVIASLEVDEAKVKHDGNEDEIAVNGGFVEFSDNNLTIIADSAEKQGDIDVDRATNAQHRAEEHLKEARQKHDDQDILRTQVALKRAINRIHVAKR; this is encoded by the coding sequence TTGGCTGATAACTCAGTATTAACCGTTAGTATCGTAACTCCTGATGGTAAAGTATACGAATGTGAAACTGCTACATTAGTTGTTGTTAGAACTATGAGTGGTCAATTAGGAATTATGCCTAATCATATTCCTGTAATTGCTTCATTGGAAGTTGACGAAGCAAAAGTTAAACATGATGGAAATGAAGATGAAATTGCTGTAAATGGTGGTTTTGTTGAATTTTCTGATAATAACTTAACAATTATTGCTGATAGTGCTGAAAAGCAGGGTGACATTGATGTTGATCGTGCTACTAATGCTCAACATCGTGCTGAAGAACATCTTAAAGAAGCTCGCCAAAAACATGACGACCAAGATATTCTACGTACCCAAGTTG